From Demequina lutea, a single genomic window includes:
- a CDS encoding 1,4-dihydroxy-2-naphthoyl-CoA synthase: protein MSELHSPVPAQVSDLMDATQWRAIDGFADDDVTYHRWVERGADGERDLPAVRIAFNRPEVRNAFRPQTVDQLYRALDHARMTADVGTIVLTGNGPAADGVHAFCSGGDQRIRGRDGYLYEGSAADAPAHGGRLHILEVQRLMRTSPKVIVAAVNGWAAGGGHSLNVVADLSIASREHARFKQTDANVGSFDAGYGSTLLARQVGDKRAREIFFLAREYSADDAERWGVVNESVPHAQLEARALDYARIVAAKSPQAIRMLKFAFNLADDGLAGQQVFAGEATRMAYMTDEAQEGRDAFLEHRAPDWRDFPYAF from the coding sequence ATGAGCGAGCTTCACTCTCCCGTCCCCGCGCAGGTCTCCGACCTCATGGACGCCACCCAGTGGCGGGCCATCGACGGCTTTGCAGACGACGATGTCACCTATCACCGCTGGGTCGAGCGGGGCGCGGATGGCGAGCGCGACCTACCTGCCGTGCGCATCGCGTTCAACCGTCCCGAGGTGCGCAACGCCTTCCGCCCCCAGACGGTCGACCAGCTCTATCGCGCCCTCGACCACGCCAGGATGACGGCCGACGTCGGCACCATCGTCCTCACGGGCAACGGGCCCGCGGCCGATGGGGTTCACGCCTTCTGTTCCGGCGGCGACCAGCGCATCAGGGGCCGCGACGGCTACCTGTACGAGGGCTCGGCCGCCGACGCCCCCGCTCACGGCGGGCGCCTGCACATCCTCGAGGTGCAGCGCCTCATGCGCACCAGCCCCAAGGTGATCGTCGCGGCCGTCAACGGCTGGGCTGCGGGCGGCGGGCACTCGCTCAACGTGGTGGCCGACCTCTCGATCGCGAGCCGCGAACACGCGCGCTTCAAGCAGACGGACGCCAACGTCGGCTCGTTCGACGCGGGCTACGGCTCGACGCTGCTCGCCCGCCAGGTGGGCGACAAGCGCGCCCGCGAGATCTTCTTCCTTGCCCGCGAGTACTCAGCCGACGACGCCGAGCGCTGGGGCGTCGTCAACGAGTCCGTTCCCCACGCACAACTCGAGGCCAGGGCCCTCGACTACGCGCGCATCGTCGCCGCCAAGTCGCCCCAGGCCATCCGCATGCTGAAGTTCGCCTTCAACCTCGCGGACGACGGCCTCGCGGGCCAGCAGGTTTTCGCTGGCGAGGCCACGCGCATGGCGTACATGACGGACGAGGCCCAAGAGGGGCGCGACGCATTTCTTGAACACCGGGCACCCGATTGGCGGGACTTCCCGTACGCGTTCTAA
- a CDS encoding DUF3048 domain-containing protein yields MRVRVGAVVVGVAVLVVAACAPVQITPAAVTFTPDPVVTRSPAPTPPPDPIPAVAWPFTGVDASGATAAQLAQPAISIKIPNDPGGHSRPQKNLEYADLVIEEYVEAGIPRLIGVFQSDYPDEVGPVRSMREMDPNIVGSFGGPLVFSGANSYVISYAKSTGQKLIAQDLGGAGFFRTKDRYAPYNLHVRIADVLAQSQGLVAPPAQFSFAHPSSLATAAATGTPTTHISLKMSGYGEPKWDWDAASATFLRSEFTTPDVTVDGTRLAATNVLVMFVKINISHTLPVSQMIVSNSPGFLATGGKYIPILWSKAGRTDPYVLTTTDGKPVTLAPGKTWMELIPNGGIAVGSADFS; encoded by the coding sequence ATGCGAGTTCGAGTGGGGGCGGTCGTCGTCGGTGTGGCCGTGTTGGTAGTTGCGGCGTGTGCGCCCGTTCAGATCACTCCGGCGGCGGTGACGTTTACGCCGGATCCGGTCGTGACGCGATCGCCCGCGCCGACCCCGCCCCCCGATCCGATCCCAGCAGTCGCGTGGCCGTTCACGGGAGTCGACGCCTCGGGTGCCACCGCGGCGCAGTTAGCACAGCCAGCGATCTCAATCAAGATTCCCAATGACCCCGGCGGGCACTCGCGGCCGCAAAAGAACCTGGAGTACGCCGACCTCGTGATCGAGGAGTACGTCGAGGCGGGGATCCCGCGCCTCATCGGTGTCTTCCAGTCGGACTACCCCGACGAGGTGGGCCCCGTGCGGTCGATGCGGGAGATGGACCCGAACATCGTCGGCTCCTTTGGCGGGCCCCTAGTGTTCTCTGGGGCCAACAGCTACGTCATCAGCTACGCCAAGAGCACGGGTCAAAAGCTCATTGCGCAGGACCTTGGCGGCGCGGGCTTCTTCCGAACGAAGGACAGGTACGCGCCATACAACCTGCATGTGAGGATCGCGGACGTCCTTGCTCAGTCCCAGGGTCTCGTCGCGCCGCCCGCCCAGTTCTCTTTTGCCCATCCCTCCTCGTTGGCGACGGCCGCGGCGACAGGGACGCCCACCACCCACATCTCCCTCAAGATGTCGGGCTACGGCGAGCCGAAGTGGGACTGGGACGCGGCGTCGGCGACGTTCCTGCGTTCCGAGTTCACCACTCCTGACGTCACGGTCGACGGCACGCGACTGGCAGCCACCAACGTCCTCGTGATGTTTGTGAAGATCAACATCAGTCACACACTGCCCGTGTCGCAAATGATCGTGAGCAACAGCCCAGGATTTCTCGCGACGGGTGGAAAGTACATCCCGATCCTGTGGAGCAAGGCGGGCCGCACCGACCCGTACGTGCTGACGACGACGGACGGCAAGCCGGTCACGCTCGCTCCTGGCAAGACGTGGATGGAACTTATCCCGAATGGCGGCATTGCGGTCGGTAGCGCCGACTTCTCTTGA